One Setaria italica strain Yugu1 chromosome I, Setaria_italica_v2.0, whole genome shotgun sequence DNA window includes the following coding sequences:
- the LOC101784065 gene encoding uncharacterized protein LOC101784065, translated as MAAATAVFAATSARATAPLLHRSRTRNYSCGLATAGPSPSPSSCASANVRRRRPIPASSCGVHGRGPLVPASDHWGNWTFLLTTAALGIWSEKRTPVGKALSGALVSVLLGLAASSAGVVAADAPAYRVVLDYLLPLAIPLLLFRADLRRVLRSTGALLLAFLLGSAATAAGTVVAFLLVPMRSLGPDNWKIAAALMSRHIGGAVNYVAVSEALGVSPSVLAAGLAADNIICALYFTSLFALAAKIPKEDPTGSDGESVAGDDSSSSSSSSHSAVAMAAAFAICKAGKLAAAALGIQGGSLPCITVVSVALATLFPSQIGKLAPSGEAMAVVLMQVFFAVVGTNGSVGNVLDTTPAIFAFAFVQIAVHLLLTLGVGKLLGIDRKLLLIASNANVGGPTTACGMATAKGWSSLVVPGILAGILGIAIATFAGIAFGVLVLKRM; from the coding sequence ATGGCAGCTGCCACAGCCGTGTTCGCCGCAACCAGCGCCAGAGCCACCGCTCCTCTCCTTCACCGCAGCCGGACCCGGAACTACTCGTGCGGCCTTGCGACTGCggggccgtcgccgtcgccgtcgtcgtgtGCCAGTGCCAatgtccgccggcgccgcccgatACCGGCGTCGTCTTGCGGCGTCCATGGACGCGGCCCCCTCGTCCCCGCGTCCGACCACTGGGGCAACTGGACCTTCCTCCTGACCACCGCCGCGCTGGGCATCTGGTCGGAGAAGCGGACCCCGGTGGGGAAGGCGCTTAGCGGGGCGCTGGTGAGCGTGCTGCTGGGTCTCGCGGCCAGCAgcgccggcgtggtggcggcggacgccCCGGCGTACCGCGTGGTGCTCGACTACCTCCTGCCGCTCGCCATCCCGCTGCTGCTCTTCCGCGCCGACCTCCGCCGCGTGCTCCGCTCCACCGGCGCGCTGCTGCTGGCCTTCCTGCTCGGgtccgcggcgacggcggcgggtaCGGTGGTGGCGTTCCTCCTCGTCCCGATGCGGTCGCTGGGCCCGGACAACTGGAAGATCGCGGCGGCGCTGATGAGCCGCCACATCGGGGGCGCCGTCAACTACGTTGCCGTCTCCGAAGCTCTCGGGGTCTCCCCGTCGGTGCTGGCGGCCGGGCTCGCCGCCGACAACATCATCTGCGCGCTCTACTTCACGAGCCTCTTCGCACTGGCCGCCAAGATCCCCAAGGAAGACCCAACGGGGAGCGACGGCGAGTccgtggccggcgacgacagcagcagcagcagcagcagcagccacagcgCCGTGGCCATGGCGGCCGCGTTCGCCATATGTAAGGCGGGGaagctggcggcggccgcgctggGCATACAAGGGGGAAGCCTCCCCTGCATAACAGTGGTCTCGGTGGCTCTGGCGACGCTGTTCCCCTCGCAGATCGGGAAGCTGGCGCCGTCGGGCGAGGCCATGGCCGTGGTCCTGATGCAGGTGTTCTTCGCCGTAGTGGGAACCAACGGAAGCGTCGGCAACGTCCTCGACACGACGCCTGCCATATTCGCCTTCGCCTTCGTGCAAATCGCCGTGCACCTCCTGCTGACCCTGGGCGTCGGCAAGCTGCTCGGCATCGACCGCAAGCTGCTGCTGATCGCGTCCAACGCCAACGTGGGCGGCCCGACCACCGCCTGCGGGATGGCCACCGCCAAGGGGTGGTCCTCTCTGGTGGTTCCGGGGATCCTCGCCGGCATCTTGGGCATCGCCATCGCCACCTTCGCGGGAATCGCCTTCGGCGTGCTCGTCCTCAAACGCATGTAG